The following proteins are co-located in the Deinococcus aquaedulcis genome:
- a CDS encoding type Z 30S ribosomal protein S14: MANTSKVVKAARGHKFAVQNYNRCSRCGRARGYYRFFGMCRICIREMAHKGELPGVKKASW, encoded by the coding sequence ATGGCGAATACCTCGAAAGTTGTGAAAGCGGCGCGCGGCCATAAGTTTGCCGTGCAGAACTACAACCGCTGCTCCCGCTGTGGCCGCGCCCGTGGCTACTACCGCTTCTTCGGCATGTGCCGCATCTGCATCCGCGAGATGGCGCACAAGGGCGAACTGCCCGGCGTGAAGAAAGCCAGCTGGTAA
- the rplE gene encoding 50S ribosomal protein L5 produces the protein MQTLKAKYNEQVRPTLVQQFGYTSVMAAPRIEKIVINEGLGSSKEDSKAIDRAAKELGLITLQKPIVTKAKKSISNFKLRQGMPVGLKVTLRGERMYVFLEKLINIGLPRIRDFKGVNPNAFDGRGNYNLGIKEQLIFPEITYDMVDKVRGMDITIVTTAKTDEEARALLQAMGLPFRK, from the coding sequence ATGCAGACCCTCAAGGCCAAATACAACGAACAGGTGCGCCCCACGCTGGTGCAGCAGTTCGGTTACACCTCCGTGATGGCCGCCCCCCGCATTGAGAAGATCGTGATCAATGAGGGCCTGGGCTCCAGCAAGGAAGACAGCAAGGCCATCGACCGGGCCGCCAAGGAACTGGGCCTGATCACCCTGCAAAAGCCCATCGTCACCAAGGCGAAAAAGAGCATCTCCAACTTCAAGCTGCGCCAGGGCATGCCCGTGGGCCTGAAGGTCACGCTGCGCGGCGAGCGCATGTACGTGTTCCTGGAGAAGCTGATCAACATCGGCCTACCCCGCATCCGTGACTTCAAGGGCGTGAACCCCAACGCCTTTGACGGCCGTGGCAACTACAACCTGGGCATCAAGGAGCAGCTGATCTTCCCCGAGATCACCTACGACATGGTGGACAAGGTGCGCGGCATGGACATCACGATTGTCACCACCGCCAAGACCGACGAGGAAGCCCGCGCGCTGCTCCAGGCGATGGGCCTCCCGTTCCGGAAATAA